CACTTCGACATCGGCCTTGCCCCGGGCATCGAGCAGCGCGCGCACGTCGGCCGCCGCATAGCGCGCGAGCAGGCTGCTGCCGCAGGTCAGCACGTAGCGGCGCGACGCGGGAATGACCGCGTCCAGCGCATGCGCCAGCTGCGCACGAATCGCGTACCACGCGCCCGGGATGTGGCGCCGGACATAGTTGGCGCTCGTGGTCACGTCGATCACGGCGGTGCCGGACGACGGCTGCCCAAGCAGCGCGGCGAGTTCGCCAGGCGTGATCTCCGCCACCACGGCCGCGACGGGCGGGTAGGCGGGCGCGGGGGGCTCCTTCTCGCTGAATGCCGCGGCCTCAGGCACGGCGTGCGGCACATAGGCCTCCCATCCCATCTGTGCGAGCCAGGAGGCGCTCATCGATGCGCGCACTCCGTCGTCGTCCACCAGCACGATGCGCGCGCCGCGCACCGGCACCTGGTGATCGGTCTCCTGCACCAGCTGGCCGCCGGGCGCGTTCGCAAAGCCCGGCAGATGGCCCGCGGCGTATTCCTCGGGCGTGCGCACGTCGAAGCGGTACACGGTGCGTCCTGGCGCCTCCAGTGTCTGCAGCGCGGCCAGGTCGATGCGCCGCACGCCGGCCGCGTCGGCCACGCGGCGCGCATCGGCCTGCGCCTGTGCGCGATGCGCGTCGGACACCGCGGCGGGCGCCTGCCGGCCGGCGCCGTGGTCCAGCACCTGGCCCGCCAGCTTCCAGCCGATCGTGCCGTTGCGCAGCGCCGCCACCGGGTTCGGAATGCCGGCGTTCACCAGCGACTGCGTGCCGATGATGCTGCGCGTGCGGCCCGCGCAATTCACGATCACCCGAGTGGCCGGGTCGGGCGCTAGCTCGCGCACCCGCAGCACCAGTTCCGCCCCGGGCACGCTGGTGGCCGACGGAATGCTCATCGTCTGGTATTCGTCGAAGCGGCGCGCGTCGAGCACCACCACGTCGGCCCGGGCATCGATCAACGCCTTCACCTCGGGGGCCGACAGGGACGGCGTCTGCCGCTCGTGCTCGAC
Above is a window of Variovorax sp. PMC12 DNA encoding:
- a CDS encoding rhodanese-related sulfurtransferase yields the protein MTTASFPLLSFAAVRERLLSREETALLDVREEDPFAQEHPLWAANLPLSRIEIEAWRRIPRRDTLIVLYGEHGGTDLAPLAAKAFAALGYTHVHLLDGGLEGWRKAGGELFRDVNVPSKSFGELVEHERQTPSLSAPEVKALIDARADVVVLDARRFDEYQTMSIPSATSVPGAELVLRVRELAPDPATRVIVNCAGRTRSIIGTQSLVNAGIPNPVAALRNGTIGWKLAGQVLDHGAGRQAPAAVSDAHRAQAQADARRVADAAGVRRIDLAALQTLEAPGRTVYRFDVRTPEEYAAGHLPGFANAPGGQLVQETDHQVPVRGARIVLVDDDGVRASMSASWLAQMGWEAYVPHAVPEAAAFSEKEPPAPAYPPVAAVVAEITPGELAALLGQPSSGTAVIDVTTSANYVRRHIPGAWYAIRAQLAHALDAVIPASRRYVLTCGSSLLARYAAADVRALLDARGKADVEVLVLAGGNAAWFAAGLEAESGETRLATPRTDRYRRPYEGTDAPAEAMQAYLDWEYGLVAQLESDGTHHFSVLEVQAF